Proteins from a genomic interval of Medicago truncatula cultivar Jemalong A17 chromosome 3, MtrunA17r5.0-ANR, whole genome shotgun sequence:
- the LOC11409341 gene encoding mini zinc finger protein 3 yields MKKRQVVAKTSSSITRNIRYGECQKNHAANIGGYAVDGCREFMASTGEGTSGALTCAACGCHRNFHRREVQTEVVCEYSPPNYSR; encoded by the coding sequence ATGAAGAAGAGACAAGTTGTGgctaaaacatcatcttcaattACAAGAAATATTAGATATGGTGAGTGTCAAAAGAATCATGCAGCAAATATTGGAGGGTATGCTGTAGATGGTTGCAGAGAGTTCATGGCGAGTACCGGAGAAGGAACAAGTGGGGCTCTTACATGTGCTGCTTGTGGTTGTCATAGGAACTTTCATAGAAGAGAAGTGCAAACTGAAGTTGTTTGTGAGTACTCTCCACCTAATTATAGTCGATGA